The following proteins come from a genomic window of Candidatus Cloacimonadota bacterium:
- a CDS encoding P-loop NTPase codes for MKLAIASGKGGTGKTTLAVNLALHAANSQKVVLLDLDVEEPNSGIFIKGELKREKQLVRHVPVWEKEACTLCGKCSEVCRFNAVLKLGKHILVMPELCHGCYACSELCLENALPMQESALGRLRHHQIGSLDFVESKMIIGVEMATPLIEQTLAYAEAEIPHASLQIRDCPPGTSCSVINATRDADFALLVTEPTPFGLHDLSLAVQTMRFLKKPMAVVVNRVG; via the coding sequence ATGAAACTTGCAATTGCCAGCGGAAAAGGTGGAACCGGGAAGACCACTCTTGCGGTCAACCTGGCTCTGCACGCCGCAAATTCACAAAAAGTGGTGCTTTTGGACCTCGATGTTGAAGAGCCAAACAGCGGCATATTCATAAAAGGCGAGTTGAAGCGTGAAAAACAGTTGGTCAGACATGTTCCCGTGTGGGAAAAAGAAGCCTGCACACTGTGTGGAAAATGTTCCGAAGTTTGCCGTTTTAACGCTGTTTTGAAGCTGGGAAAACACATTTTGGTGATGCCAGAGCTTTGCCACGGTTGCTATGCCTGCAGCGAACTTTGCCTCGAAAACGCACTGCCGATGCAGGAAAGCGCTCTGGGACGTTTGCGCCATCACCAGATTGGCAGCCTGGATTTTGTGGAAAGCAAAATGATAATCGGGGTGGAAATGGCGACTCCGCTGATTGAACAAACATTGGCTTACGCCGAAGCGGAAATACCTCATGCCAGCCTCCAGATTCGGGATTGTCCTCCCGGAACTTCCTGTTCGGTGATAAACGCCACGCGGGACGCGGATTTCGCGCTATTGGTTACCGAACCCACACCTTTCGGATTGCACGACCTGAGCCTGGCTGTTCAAACCATGCGATTTCTGAAAAAACCAATGGCAGTGGTGGTGAATCGAGTTGG
- a CDS encoding ATPase: MKIAIPVTQGNISAHFGHCEAFAVFTIEDKKIVKEETLDPPAHEPGSHPAFLHQQGCNVVIAGGMGNRAQDLMREQGIEVIIGAPLLPLRDLIELYLNGKLESGENRCDH; the protein is encoded by the coding sequence ATGAAGATCGCCATCCCAGTCACCCAAGGAAACATCAGCGCCCATTTTGGGCATTGTGAAGCTTTTGCCGTCTTCACGATTGAAGACAAGAAGATCGTGAAGGAAGAAACACTTGATCCGCCCGCCCACGAACCTGGTTCTCATCCAGCTTTTCTGCATCAGCAGGGTTGCAATGTGGTCATCGCTGGTGGAATGGGCAATCGCGCCCAGGATTTGATGCGCGAACAAGGAATAGAAGTTATCATTGGTGCGCCACTACTTCCACTGCGCGACTTGATTGAGTTGTATCTGAACGGGAAACTCGAATCCGGCGAAAACCGTTGTGACCACTGA
- a CDS encoding DUF134 domain-containing protein, with amino-acid sequence MARKRIIRHVQMTPTVKGFRPFGRLEGKRQKVVLALDEYEAIRLLDYESLTQAEAAKEMRISRPTLTRIYDSARQKFASALVEGAEILIEGGDIRLKEHSFWCEDCDNFTQSAEKYLFHCPDCEGPNLVSLGNCHQQQCKQCGRCRHGGKHARF; translated from the coding sequence ATGGCAAGAAAACGTATTATCAGACATGTTCAAATGACCCCCACGGTCAAAGGTTTCCGGCCTTTTGGCCGGCTGGAGGGGAAGCGTCAAAAAGTGGTGCTCGCTTTGGATGAATATGAAGCCATCCGGCTTTTGGATTATGAAAGCCTCACCCAAGCCGAAGCCGCGAAAGAAATGCGGATTTCCCGTCCCACGCTCACACGGATTTATGACAGCGCCAGACAAAAATTTGCTTCAGCATTGGTTGAAGGAGCGGAAATCCTGATTGAAGGCGGTGACATCAGGCTGAAGGAACATTCTTTCTGGTGCGAAGATTGCGACAATTTCACGCAAAGCGCGGAAAAATATCTTTTTCATTGCCCTGATTGCGAAGGGCCAAATCTCGTCTCTTTGGGAAATTGTCATCAACAACAATGCAAACAATGCGGCAGATGCCGTCATGGAGGTAAACATGCCAGATTTTGA